The following are from one region of the Vibrio hyugaensis genome:
- a CDS encoding LysR substrate-binding domain-containing protein: MKERMPPLQGLYYFYIAAKEGSFKVAATHLFVTPAAISQQIRQLEEFLGTDLFVRQHRKILLTPEGNLLFAQAERGFNHPQQGVRLINQDPNPNHLSISTLPSFAHHWLVPRITVFRQRHPELSLLMEPTNELVSFQDSQIDLCVRYGRGDYPNLESQWLMDEAFYPACHPIYQKEHGIYRIEDLHKAELIEDLWPDLDWRLWLETLGHKSAKPTLKYSGSHLVLEGALSLQGVALVKHSLAYRYIQEGKLVRIGDVGIQPKYAYYLCAPTGYLKRPKALLFSQWIKEEIAEFEKTTVRDFETITLDQ, translated from the coding sequence GTGAAAGAGCGGATGCCACCATTACAGGGACTGTATTACTTCTATATCGCAGCAAAGGAAGGCAGCTTTAAAGTTGCAGCAACACACTTGTTTGTTACCCCAGCAGCGATTAGCCAACAGATACGTCAATTGGAAGAGTTTCTTGGTACCGATTTATTTGTGCGCCAGCACCGTAAGATACTTCTCACACCAGAAGGCAATTTACTTTTTGCTCAAGCTGAACGAGGGTTTAATCACCCTCAACAAGGTGTGCGTTTGATTAACCAAGATCCCAATCCGAATCACCTCTCTATTTCAACCTTGCCATCTTTCGCCCATCATTGGTTGGTTCCTCGTATTACCGTTTTTCGACAGAGGCACCCTGAGTTATCGCTACTGATGGAGCCCACCAATGAACTGGTGTCATTTCAAGATAGTCAGATTGACCTGTGTGTTCGTTACGGCCGTGGTGATTACCCAAACTTAGAGTCTCAATGGCTGATGGATGAGGCTTTTTATCCGGCTTGTCATCCCATTTATCAAAAGGAACACGGAATCTATCGGATTGAAGATTTACACAAAGCAGAACTGATTGAGGATTTGTGGCCAGATTTAGATTGGCGTTTGTGGCTAGAGACGCTAGGCCATAAGTCAGCCAAGCCGACCCTTAAATACAGTGGCTCTCATTTAGTACTGGAAGGTGCACTGTCTCTACAAGGTGTCGCTTTGGTTAAGCACAGTTTGGCCTATCGCTATATTCAAGAAGGTAAACTGGTTCGAATTGGCGATGTAGGAATTCAACCCAAATATGCTTATTACCTTTGCGCTCCCACTGGTTACCTGAAACGACCAAAAGCACTATTGTTTAGCCAGTGGATAAAAGAAGAAATTGCTGAGTTTGAAAAGACCACGGTTCGAGACTTTGAGACCATAACCTTGGATCAATAA
- a CDS encoding DUF1127 domain-containing protein has protein sequence MNNTAQTCGRWASKPRQRLVQYIFSKLAVWRKNYRTRRHLSDLPEHLLDDIGYNESEVQKEIQKPFWRD, from the coding sequence ATGAACAATACAGCACAAACTTGTGGGCGATGGGCCTCGAAACCACGTCAGCGTTTAGTTCAGTATATCTTTTCCAAGTTAGCCGTATGGAGAAAGAATTACCGTACACGGCGTCATCTATCAGACCTTCCAGAGCATCTTTTGGATGACATTGGTTACAACGAAAGTGAAGTACAAAAGGAAATTCAGAAACCGTTTTGGCGAGATTGA
- a CDS encoding fimbria/pilus outer membrane usher protein, whose protein sequence is MRRFLYAMVLFLSSPAIIAQEFPFPFPLFWSEQEIGEITTLSDGTSISAVNTIEFAELSKEFASEETREAILNTRKPYLTIDELKTLGIELAFDQTQLIVIVDVAESASRQLNIAFGEEYEPAQYSESAFWFWQNNFNASATYDYNDGQDIDNLGTWLGEWISYGNIGGYHGANFEYSFFLSGNDSESTELYRGEVRLFFDRPESPWRVTLGDVTPQSPGHLPSLPIGGVAFERLYQDLQPTRNIQNGGTQPLVLNESANIEIYINDIFLTEFRLPPGRYNLDDLPLSSGTNDIRIEVDYQSGKKDTIVYSQFFNSRLLRADISDFGFYAGLLSTIENNKFDYDSDDYIASGFYEYGINDYLTVGLNGIGHPDGQQIGFITTLGTSLGNLGIRASAVNNKPNEQIGTITSLDYSHQIWGADNYSTPNLRLGFEFQQDYFSIPWEDSESSTGYRLFGNYVINIFTDLDLSLSGEYDDFEEQEVTWLTSGELIWRYYDWNVSLGVEQESNPNENIDETRFLASVEWDWSSNDGVYSANVSYSNEPDTYRGQLQRNSDDYVGSYGYGVTVEGNNESTTGRLEGNYVGNRFLVDTEYDYTHFDDSSSNQSIALRANTGLTLADGHIALSRPLTGPVAIVNIHDSLESDVEINAFAQDPPEAISTPRISNAVGLSTGHIQSSTFVTAPNAPPGYNIGDYQRTIVPGSATGHLIQIGSAASKTVIGSIISSASGKPIELATGTLTGNDEYYQIFTNKSGRFVVEGIAPGKYLLKINSLGGSGISISIPDVKDNLIYLPSVTYEEG, encoded by the coding sequence ATGCGTCGTTTTCTTTATGCTATGGTACTTTTTTTATCAAGCCCAGCTATTATAGCTCAGGAGTTCCCTTTTCCTTTTCCATTGTTTTGGTCGGAGCAAGAAATTGGGGAAATTACCACGCTATCAGATGGCACCTCGATCAGTGCGGTGAATACCATTGAGTTTGCTGAATTAAGTAAAGAGTTTGCTTCAGAAGAAACGAGAGAAGCAATCCTAAACACTCGTAAACCTTACTTAACAATTGACGAGCTAAAAACACTTGGAATTGAGTTAGCATTTGATCAAACCCAGTTGATAGTCATTGTTGATGTAGCAGAATCAGCATCTAGACAACTCAACATTGCTTTCGGGGAAGAATATGAGCCAGCTCAATACTCCGAGAGTGCGTTTTGGTTTTGGCAAAACAATTTCAATGCTTCAGCTACCTATGATTACAACGATGGCCAGGACATAGATAACCTCGGCACTTGGCTAGGAGAATGGATATCATATGGCAATATTGGTGGTTACCATGGTGCGAACTTTGAGTACTCGTTTTTTCTTTCGGGGAATGATTCAGAAAGCACAGAGCTGTATCGCGGAGAGGTAAGACTCTTCTTTGATCGACCAGAGTCTCCTTGGCGGGTAACGCTGGGAGATGTCACGCCACAAAGTCCAGGTCACTTACCAAGCCTTCCTATTGGCGGTGTTGCATTCGAAAGACTTTATCAAGACCTACAGCCAACGCGTAACATCCAGAATGGGGGAACACAACCATTAGTATTGAATGAAAGTGCCAACATAGAAATATACATCAACGATATATTTTTGACTGAATTTCGCCTACCACCTGGCCGCTATAATTTAGACGACTTGCCACTCTCTTCAGGCACGAACGATATTAGAATAGAAGTCGATTATCAGTCAGGGAAAAAAGACACCATTGTGTATAGTCAATTCTTTAACTCTCGTTTACTACGTGCTGACATTTCAGATTTTGGTTTCTATGCAGGCCTGCTCTCAACGATTGAAAACAATAAGTTTGATTATGACTCTGATGACTATATCGCCTCCGGATTCTATGAATATGGGATAAATGACTACCTAACTGTCGGCTTAAACGGTATCGGACACCCAGATGGACAACAAATCGGCTTTATTACCACCCTAGGGACGTCGCTTGGAAATCTGGGAATAAGAGCCTCTGCAGTTAACAACAAACCAAATGAACAGATAGGCACCATTACTAGCTTGGACTACTCCCATCAAATTTGGGGAGCTGACAACTACAGCACACCTAACCTTCGACTTGGATTCGAGTTTCAACAAGATTATTTTTCAATACCTTGGGAAGACAGCGAGAGTTCCACAGGTTATCGCCTATTTGGAAACTATGTAATCAACATTTTTACCGATCTAGATTTATCTTTATCAGGCGAGTATGACGATTTTGAAGAGCAAGAAGTTACATGGCTAACAAGTGGTGAGCTCATATGGCGTTATTATGATTGGAACGTGAGCTTAGGTGTAGAACAAGAAAGTAACCCGAATGAAAATATAGACGAAACACGCTTCTTAGCTTCTGTCGAGTGGGATTGGAGTTCGAATGATGGCGTATATAGTGCAAACGTTAGCTACTCAAATGAACCAGATACATACAGGGGGCAACTCCAAAGAAACTCTGATGATTATGTAGGAAGCTATGGTTACGGTGTTACTGTCGAGGGCAACAATGAATCCACAACAGGTAGACTAGAAGGTAACTATGTTGGGAACAGATTCCTTGTTGATACAGAGTATGACTACACACATTTTGACGACAGCAGTTCAAACCAAAGTATAGCGCTAAGAGCAAATACAGGTTTGACCTTAGCAGATGGACACATAGCCCTATCACGTCCACTAACCGGGCCTGTAGCAATAGTCAATATACATGACTCATTAGAATCAGATGTTGAAATAAACGCATTTGCGCAAGATCCACCAGAGGCTATTTCAACACCAAGAATCAGCAACGCTGTTGGGCTTTCAACGGGACATATTCAATCTAGCACCTTCGTTACCGCTCCGAACGCACCTCCGGGCTACAATATTGGAGATTATCAACGAACAATTGTTCCTGGCTCTGCAACTGGACATCTAATACAAATCGGCTCAGCTGCTTCTAAAACGGTCATTGGTTCAATAATCTCTAGCGCATCTGGAAAACCAATAGAATTAGCTACAGGTACGTTAACTGGAAACGATGAGTATTATCAAATTTTTACAAACAAGTCTGGTAGGTTTGTTGTTGAAGGCATCGCCCCAGGTAAGTATTTATTAAAGATTAATAGTTTAGGTGGCTCAGGAATATCAATTTCAATACCAGATGTGAAAGATAACTTGATATATCTTCCTTCTGTTACATACGAAGAGGGCTAA
- a CDS encoding fimbrial biogenesis chaperone has translation MKKFVCVLCSLLATTFNAHSYEVSPMYLDLEDTGRQSSGNYTIGNVEQKTIAVEVSAFKVGYKDGEEVLTPAEDEFLILPPQAQIPSAAIQNFRVKFIPKSPLSTTAVYRIVFSQLDLDADKESDGSTVNMLIDMSTIAFVSPSNGKPVPKVSLADNKIQVENKGNRILDLYDLAFDIKTDSGNKTFFWRDLNEDSGSWLMPGSKAQFKVPTNVNKATQISLAQ, from the coding sequence ATGAAAAAGTTTGTTTGTGTACTATGTTCCCTTCTAGCAACTACTTTTAACGCACACAGCTATGAAGTGAGCCCAATGTATCTCGACCTTGAGGATACAGGCCGACAATCTAGTGGAAACTACACTATTGGTAACGTCGAACAAAAAACTATTGCTGTAGAAGTCAGTGCTTTCAAAGTCGGATATAAAGACGGCGAAGAAGTTTTAACGCCAGCCGAGGATGAGTTCCTTATTCTCCCACCCCAAGCACAAATTCCCAGCGCTGCGATACAAAACTTCCGAGTTAAGTTCATTCCTAAAAGCCCCTTATCTACAACCGCAGTTTATCGGATTGTATTTAGTCAACTTGACCTTGACGCAGATAAAGAAAGTGATGGCTCCACTGTAAACATGCTAATAGATATGTCAACCATAGCGTTCGTCTCCCCAAGCAATGGTAAACCTGTACCAAAAGTTTCTCTGGCGGACAATAAAATTCAGGTCGAGAACAAAGGAAACAGAATTTTGGATTTGTACGACCTTGCTTTTGATATAAAAACCGATAGCGGAAACAAAACATTTTTTTGGCGAGATCTCAACGAAGACTCAGGGTCTTGGTTAATGCCGGGCTCGAAAGCGCAATTCAAGGTTCCTACAAACGTAAATAAAGCGACTCAAATTTCACTTGCTCAATAG
- a CDS encoding response regulator transcription factor codes for MEFSTQHFVVHLLSRDNSYSRVIRDLIKVSFPYVNFVNSDRFTQLDENSLNSIILFDVQTMPCPKRYGIAPNERDEKWIAVNVSSQTSLEWLEKGYSGQICHGLELLPKAVSAVANGDVWFPRHILNKAIHHYQQGTENPVVAAEELSSKFLLTKRESEVCKLMLQGLSNTQIARHSNVSVNTVKTHASNVLHKLDVHSRYELMAMAKDQF; via the coding sequence ATGGAATTCAGTACTCAGCATTTTGTTGTACACCTTTTAAGTCGAGATAATTCATACTCTAGGGTGATTCGCGACTTAATTAAGGTTTCCTTTCCATACGTCAACTTCGTCAATAGCGACCGCTTCACCCAGTTGGATGAAAACAGCCTCAACTCGATCATATTGTTCGACGTACAGACCATGCCATGCCCTAAACGATATGGTATTGCGCCTAACGAACGAGATGAGAAGTGGATCGCCGTTAATGTCAGCTCCCAAACCTCATTAGAGTGGCTAGAAAAAGGCTACTCAGGGCAGATTTGCCATGGACTTGAACTGCTTCCCAAAGCCGTCTCTGCGGTCGCAAATGGCGATGTTTGGTTCCCGCGCCACATCTTAAATAAAGCCATTCATCACTACCAACAGGGCACAGAAAATCCTGTCGTCGCGGCCGAAGAGCTTAGCTCTAAATTCTTACTTACCAAAAGAGAGAGTGAAGTCTGCAAACTCATGCTTCAAGGTCTCTCTAATACGCAAATCGCAAGACACTCAAATGTGAGTGTGAATACGGTCAAAACTCATGCGTCCAACGTATTGCATAAATTAGATGTGCATTCTCGCTACGAGTTAATGGCGATGGCAAAAGATCAGTTCTAA
- a CDS encoding AMP-binding protein: MIQPNELSEQTCALPPPNEMILKWAAERPDEVYLKQIINRQFVEFTYAEVANQALKLVTALRNLGIQPGDKVALVSKNCAEWFICDLAMMLGDYVSVPIFPTAGADTIEYCLTHSESKAIIGGKLDDPAATQQVIDAMPDVISIALPYDTAPKCQHQFKELIANAQPSKERPQHYDDKLMSLVYTSGTSGLPKGAMLTYGAFSWSVQQLINHIGIQENDRLFSYLPLAHITERVYIFGSSVMGGVTTAFPESLDTFIEDVKMHRPTLFISVPRLWTLFQQRIQDKLPQKKLNILLKIPFVNSLIKKKLADGLGLDQARVLGCGSAPVSPALLEWYRSVGLNITEAWGMTESFAYSTLNYPFRADKIGSVGNAGPGIELKIADDDEIMVRGNGLFSGYYKNDIATQESFDSDGWLHTGDIGFIDAEGYLTIQGRKKDTFKTAKGKFVAPVPIENKLFEYSRVEMMCLIGLGLPAPILLVVPHDFPNFDRERYARTTRKVIERMNQDLESHEQIKGVLMIQDPWSIENGVLTPTLKIKRHVLEQKYHEIGHNWPKGDLVVWEEDL; this comes from the coding sequence ATGATTCAGCCTAACGAGTTAAGTGAGCAGACTTGCGCTCTCCCACCACCAAATGAAATGATTCTCAAATGGGCAGCGGAGCGCCCAGATGAAGTCTACTTAAAACAAATCATCAACCGACAGTTTGTTGAGTTCACTTACGCCGAAGTGGCCAACCAAGCACTAAAATTGGTTACCGCTTTGCGCAATTTGGGGATTCAGCCAGGCGATAAAGTCGCACTGGTTTCAAAAAACTGTGCCGAATGGTTTATCTGTGACCTTGCCATGATGCTTGGCGATTACGTCAGCGTACCTATTTTCCCGACTGCGGGTGCAGATACTATTGAGTACTGCCTCACACACAGTGAAAGTAAAGCGATCATAGGCGGTAAGTTGGATGATCCGGCCGCGACCCAACAAGTCATTGATGCCATGCCTGATGTGATCAGTATTGCTTTACCTTACGACACCGCGCCGAAGTGCCAACATCAATTTAAAGAATTGATCGCTAACGCGCAGCCGAGTAAAGAGCGTCCTCAGCACTACGATGATAAGCTGATGTCTCTGGTTTATACATCTGGTACTTCTGGCCTGCCTAAAGGCGCAATGCTGACCTATGGCGCGTTCAGTTGGTCTGTACAGCAACTGATCAACCATATTGGTATTCAAGAAAACGATCGCTTGTTCTCTTACTTGCCACTCGCGCACATCACAGAGCGGGTATACATCTTTGGTTCTTCAGTCATGGGTGGCGTGACCACCGCTTTCCCTGAGTCACTCGATACTTTTATTGAAGACGTGAAGATGCACCGCCCTACGCTGTTTATCTCCGTGCCACGCTTATGGACACTGTTCCAGCAACGTATCCAAGACAAACTGCCACAGAAAAAGCTCAATATTCTGCTGAAGATTCCTTTCGTCAACTCTCTTATTAAGAAGAAGCTGGCTGACGGCCTTGGCCTTGATCAAGCACGTGTATTGGGATGTGGCTCTGCGCCAGTATCTCCTGCCTTATTGGAGTGGTACCGCAGTGTCGGCCTCAACATTACCGAAGCTTGGGGCATGACCGAATCTTTCGCTTACAGCACCCTCAACTACCCATTCCGAGCAGATAAAATTGGTTCGGTTGGTAATGCAGGCCCAGGTATTGAGCTCAAGATCGCTGACGATGATGAAATCATGGTTCGTGGTAACGGTTTATTCTCGGGTTATTACAAAAACGACATCGCAACTCAGGAGTCATTTGACAGCGATGGTTGGCTGCATACAGGCGATATCGGCTTTATTGATGCGGAAGGCTACCTCACCATTCAAGGTCGTAAAAAGGACACCTTTAAAACTGCCAAAGGTAAGTTTGTTGCCCCAGTGCCAATTGAGAATAAGCTCTTTGAGTACAGCCGTGTAGAAATGATGTGCTTGATCGGCTTAGGTCTGCCTGCACCGATTCTGTTGGTCGTACCACATGACTTCCCGAACTTTGATCGAGAGCGCTACGCGCGTACCACTCGTAAAGTGATTGAGAGAATGAACCAAGATTTGGAATCTCATGAACAGATTAAAGGCGTATTGATGATCCAAGACCCGTGGAGTATCGAGAATGGTGTGCTCACACCAACACTCAAGATAAAACGTCATGTGCTTGAACAAAAGTATCATGAAATTGGTCACAACTGGCCGAAAGGCGATCTCGTTGTTTGGGAAGAAGATTTGTAA
- a CDS encoding transglycosylase SLT domain-containing protein — protein sequence MSFYSPLFKNHLLIVLSSVLLYASYPIQAKMTAVDKNSVAQQNRQSLNNKKLRLKPAPTASTSSRNRVIELRGKNTPSSQTVYSFIKKPTSPAALQYLPTIVAASKQWQIDPALILAVIHTESAFNPNAVSHADAIGLMQVMENGGALEVSQQIYFGRRIEREALFEPEFNIDIGTAYLHILETEYLHAIHSEKSRTLLAIAAYNCGLSNLMRYLSYTQSVPNFTKEMNNLNDEEVYFRLTQTLPIEETRLYVVKVMKLYQHYKKHLTNTL from the coding sequence ATGTCTTTCTACTCTCCATTATTCAAAAACCACCTTCTCATCGTCTTGAGCAGTGTTTTGCTTTATGCCTCTTACCCAATTCAAGCAAAAATGACTGCGGTAGACAAAAACTCCGTTGCTCAACAAAATCGGCAATCGTTAAACAATAAAAAGCTCAGACTGAAACCTGCTCCAACCGCCTCTACCAGTTCAAGAAATCGCGTTATTGAACTTCGAGGAAAAAATACGCCTTCTTCCCAAACGGTTTATTCGTTCATCAAAAAGCCAACATCGCCTGCCGCCTTACAGTATTTACCCACCATCGTCGCAGCATCGAAACAATGGCAGATTGATCCTGCTCTTATTCTTGCTGTCATTCATACGGAAAGCGCATTTAACCCCAATGCGGTATCTCATGCCGATGCAATTGGCTTGATGCAGGTGATGGAAAACGGTGGGGCATTAGAAGTCTCTCAGCAGATCTATTTTGGCCGAAGGATAGAAAGAGAAGCATTGTTTGAGCCTGAATTTAATATCGACATAGGCACGGCATATTTACATATTCTCGAAACGGAGTATTTACATGCTATTCACTCAGAAAAGAGTCGAACCTTACTCGCAATTGCAGCCTACAACTGCGGTTTATCGAATTTAATGCGCTACTTATCTTATACACAGTCCGTTCCAAACTTTACTAAAGAAATGAATAATTTAAATGATGAAGAAGTCTATTTTCGACTGACACAAACACTGCCAATTGAGGAAACTCGGCTCTATGTAGTGAAAGTGATGAAGCTTTATCAGCACTATAAAAAGCACCTCACCAATACACTTTAA
- a CDS encoding LysR family transcriptional regulator, with product MKLPFDNLISFHAVITHGSFSSGARKLGKSQSTVSGAVKSLEEELGYLLIDRSNKQVEPTERGKKIYQLATPIINKYNELSQIAESLLRTDLYHMRVGIDSLVFNNEVKSALIEFSEAFPEIELTVVTKPSRILGQFISNNQIDIAICNPYHRTKLDFNIDELFTVNCNWVVHRELIQEGKPTESRLLLLDGCEDLIDLSNVAKNNMWILDDISTIMELCIAKKGMAFLPQHTIDNSMHQGVLAKAPSESALFGKQLYASLIWPIHSDYGKYHQWLHDKLRKGHKHF from the coding sequence ATGAAACTTCCATTCGATAATCTGATCTCTTTTCACGCGGTGATCACTCACGGCTCCTTTAGCAGTGGGGCGAGAAAATTGGGTAAGTCTCAGTCCACAGTAAGTGGCGCGGTAAAAAGCTTGGAGGAAGAGCTTGGGTATTTATTGATAGACAGAAGCAATAAACAAGTCGAGCCAACAGAGCGAGGAAAAAAAATCTATCAACTCGCGACACCCATAATTAATAAATACAACGAACTGAGCCAGATAGCTGAGTCGCTACTCCGAACTGACCTCTACCACATGCGAGTCGGCATTGATTCTTTGGTGTTCAATAACGAGGTGAAAAGTGCCTTGATTGAGTTCTCTGAAGCTTTTCCTGAAATAGAGCTGACTGTAGTAACCAAACCAAGCCGGATACTGGGTCAGTTCATCAGCAATAATCAAATCGACATTGCTATCTGTAACCCTTACCACCGCACCAAATTAGATTTTAATATTGATGAGCTTTTTACCGTCAACTGCAATTGGGTTGTGCATCGAGAGTTAATTCAAGAGGGTAAGCCCACTGAGTCTCGTCTACTCTTATTAGATGGGTGCGAAGATTTGATCGACCTTTCGAATGTAGCCAAAAACAACATGTGGATACTCGATGACATCAGTACCATCATGGAATTATGTATTGCTAAGAAAGGCATGGCGTTCCTACCGCAACATACGATTGATAACTCCATGCATCAGGGGGTGTTAGCAAAGGCCCCCAGCGAAAGTGCGTTGTTTGGGAAACAGCTGTACGCCTCTTTGATTTGGCCAATACACTCTGACTACGGCAAATACCATCAATGGTTGCACGATAAATTAAGAAAAGGGCACAAACACTTTTAA
- a CDS encoding Flp family type IVb pilin, producing MITKLYVDITNYLNELKNDEQGVTAIEYGLIGVAMALMLIAVLGTGNNDFLGALQNAFEKIGTEINSKNG from the coding sequence ATGATTACTAAACTTTATGTAGACATCACAAACTACCTAAATGAACTTAAAAATGATGAGCAGGGCGTTACTGCCATTGAGTACGGGTTAATTGGTGTCGCAATGGCACTTATGTTGATTGCAGTACTTGGTACCGGCAACAATGATTTTCTTGGTGCGTTACAAAATGCATTTGAGAAAATCGGTACTGAAATTAACAGTAAAAATGGTTAA
- a CDS encoding A24 family peptidase codes for MTDSLELFLYAILLITCLIISISDVRDRRIENKHVVIIAIVSLALGFSDYSMNSLWYLGTCWAALIFLHRLRVMGGGDVKLIAAFSLSLPFVGLWFALWLVGIFGGVLAVFYLAKRSLQAKNQVKPSIPTGLPYGIAICSGFYVVLITRIIT; via the coding sequence ATGACTGATTCCTTAGAGCTATTTCTATATGCGATATTGCTGATTACATGCTTGATTATTTCCATTTCTGATGTGAGGGACAGAAGAATAGAAAACAAGCATGTGGTCATTATCGCGATAGTTAGCTTAGCTCTAGGTTTTTCAGACTACTCTATGAACAGTTTGTGGTACCTAGGGACATGTTGGGCCGCTTTAATTTTTCTTCATCGCTTGAGAGTTATGGGAGGCGGAGACGTTAAGCTCATCGCTGCCTTTTCACTATCGCTACCATTTGTCGGACTTTGGTTTGCACTTTGGTTAGTGGGCATTTTTGGTGGCGTATTGGCCGTTTTTTACCTCGCTAAACGTTCTCTACAAGCCAAAAATCAAGTCAAGCCTTCGATTCCAACTGGTTTACCTTATGGCATCGCTATCTGCTCTGGTTTCTATGTTGTTCTTATAACAAGGATAATAACGTAG
- the cpaB gene encoding Flp pilus assembly protein CpaB, translating to MRSRLALFVAFLAVFVGGLGIFHNITSTQNQNKTAEENRPVRSAIDDIQYIQVWRAATDLERGIPIDVNNVKREQLQLNIALEEGISSDIKLDFSPSTLLNKSIKQGQLVLPEYQVNETDPRYIDLLITEGMEPYSLLVSTSNLVQGYIRPGTYVDLLAVSSPQENLADEDNDAIDFSGVNAQLILQNVKVLSIGGSSQEESSVQSNVSSEDEHQVVIVVEVRPQAIARLSIAQKTMHLEVYRSHRYKEPIFAEVRDVIGNYSGVTELRGSSRQSAQGEEL from the coding sequence ATGAGATCTCGTTTAGCGTTGTTTGTCGCTTTTCTCGCAGTATTTGTGGGCGGTTTGGGTATTTTTCACAACATTACGTCGACACAAAATCAAAATAAAACCGCGGAAGAAAATCGTCCTGTTAGATCCGCAATTGACGATATTCAGTATATCCAAGTCTGGCGTGCGGCAACCGATCTCGAACGCGGAATCCCGATTGATGTGAATAATGTCAAAAGAGAGCAATTGCAGTTAAACATTGCTTTGGAAGAGGGTATTAGTTCAGACATTAAATTGGATTTCTCTCCTTCGACGCTGCTCAACAAAAGCATTAAACAGGGGCAGCTCGTGCTGCCAGAATATCAGGTTAATGAGACTGACCCTCGTTACATTGATCTATTGATCACTGAAGGTATGGAACCTTACTCATTGTTAGTCAGCACTAGCAATTTAGTGCAAGGATATATTCGTCCCGGTACTTATGTAGATTTACTTGCCGTCAGTTCTCCTCAAGAAAACTTAGCTGATGAAGACAATGATGCTATCGATTTTAGTGGTGTGAACGCACAGCTGATCTTACAGAATGTAAAAGTTCTGAGTATCGGTGGGTCTTCGCAGGAAGAGTCGTCTGTGCAGTCGAACGTCTCAAGCGAAGATGAGCATCAAGTTGTTATTGTGGTTGAAGTTAGGCCTCAAGCGATCGCAAGACTTTCCATCGCCCAAAAAACCATGCACCTCGAAGTTTATAGGAGTCACAGATACAAAGAGCCTATTTTTGCCGAGGTTAGAGATGTGATCGGAAACTACAGTGGCGTAACAGAATTACGCGGTTCGTCTCGCCAATCAGCTCAGGGAGAGGAACTGTAA